One stretch of Pedobacter riviphilus DNA includes these proteins:
- the nhaA gene encoding Na+/H+ antiporter NhaA: MAKLINLDVFKRFFRSEQIGGFILLICVAISLIIANSSAKDTFINFLEIKLGFGPVNYSILAWINDALMAIFFLLVGLEIKRELVEGELSSVKSAALPVIAALGGMLVPALIYALFNKGEASASGWGIPMATDIAFALAIIAMLGKSVPTSLKIFLAALAIVDDLGAILVIAIFYTHQIHFEYLAMAGGILVLLGLMNYFGVKKLVFYLIPGIFLWYFIHHSGIHATIAGVLLAFTIPTNETDEESPLEKLEHFLTTPVNYIIMPIFALANTNITFQKEMLAGLVSPLGLGIIVGLFVGKTIGVTFFSWLAVKLKWADLPTGAGWKHILGLGMLAGIGFTMSIFIALLSFSEVLHVSEAKFAILTASILSGVVGFVFLKSVKRDLANI; this comes from the coding sequence ATGGCAAAACTCATCAACCTGGACGTTTTTAAAAGATTTTTCCGCTCAGAACAGATCGGCGGATTTATATTATTAATCTGCGTTGCCATTTCCCTAATTATTGCCAATTCATCTGCTAAAGATACTTTTATCAACTTCCTCGAAATTAAACTGGGTTTTGGTCCGGTAAACTATAGCATCCTGGCCTGGATAAATGATGCCTTAATGGCAATATTTTTCCTGCTCGTAGGGCTCGAAATCAAACGCGAGCTCGTAGAAGGCGAATTATCTTCTGTTAAAAGCGCCGCCTTACCCGTAATTGCGGCCCTGGGCGGAATGTTGGTCCCAGCTTTGATTTATGCCTTATTCAACAAAGGCGAAGCTTCGGCATCTGGCTGGGGTATCCCCATGGCAACCGACATCGCCTTTGCCCTCGCCATTATCGCCATGTTGGGTAAAAGCGTACCCACCAGTTTAAAAATATTCCTGGCTGCTTTAGCCATTGTCGACGATCTTGGTGCCATCCTTGTCATCGCGATCTTTTATACCCACCAGATTCATTTCGAATACCTGGCCATGGCTGGGGGTATCCTTGTTCTTTTAGGACTGATGAATTATTTCGGCGTAAAGAAACTGGTATTTTACCTTATCCCGGGCATATTCCTTTGGTATTTCATCCACCACTCGGGCATCCATGCCACCATTGCAGGGGTACTACTGGCTTTCACCATCCCTACCAACGAAACGGATGAAGAATCACCTTTAGAAAAACTGGAGCATTTTTTAACCACTCCGGTAAACTACATCATTATGCCCATTTTTGCATTGGCGAATACCAACATCACTTTCCAAAAAGAAATGCTCGCCGGACTGGTTTCACCCCTCGGTCTCGGTATTATCGTTGGCTTATTTGTCGGTAAAACCATCGGCGTAACCTTTTTCAGCTGGTTAGCCGTGAAATTAAAATGGGCCGATTTACCCACCGGAGCAGGCTGGAAACACATTTTAGGTTTGGGCATGCTCGCCGGCATCGGTTTTACCATGTCGATCTTTATTGCCCTACTCTCTTTTAGCGAGGTGCTGCATGTTTCGGAAGCGAAGTTTGCGATTCTAACCGCTTCGATCCTATCCGGTGTGGTGGGTTTTGTGTTTCTGAAATCGGTGAAGAGGGATTTAGCGAATATTTAA
- a CDS encoding PorP/SprF family type IX secretion system membrane protein, translated as MRAITKNIKQMRRVTFLFAASTLFFGSVKAQILPLNAQYFQNRYLVNPSMAGINEGFNINGSFRKQWSNIPGAPITQSVTLDQQVNKVGWGVNIYNEKSGGIQRTKAVGTFAYHLPLNSDDQKLNFGISFGASQDKLDLSSVRNSDINDPSIARFNDRGYYLDGDFGISYTSKGLTVEGAVPNMRSVFRKDDLNFADKPTFYSAVSYKFMLGSGINGISLEPKGVFRGIKNYKNLWDAGLNANFANDKLYAMAMYHNTQNATFGFGMNYKSTLYFMAYYNTATSAISGYTDGDFEINIRVNIGKKP; from the coding sequence ATGAGAGCAATTACAAAAAACATAAAGCAAATGCGTCGCGTAACGTTTCTATTTGCTGCAAGCACATTATTTTTCGGATCTGTTAAAGCACAGATCCTTCCACTCAATGCACAATATTTCCAGAACCGTTACCTGGTTAACCCCTCAATGGCAGGTATTAACGAAGGTTTTAACATTAACGGCAGTTTCCGCAAACAATGGTCGAACATTCCGGGTGCCCCCATTACCCAAAGTGTAACTTTAGATCAGCAGGTAAACAAAGTGGGTTGGGGTGTAAACATCTACAACGAGAAATCGGGCGGAATCCAGCGTACCAAAGCCGTGGGTACCTTTGCCTATCACCTGCCCTTAAACAGCGACGATCAGAAACTAAACTTCGGGATCTCTTTTGGCGCCAGTCAGGATAAACTGGATTTAAGTAGTGTAAGAAACAGCGATATTAACGATCCGTCCATTGCCCGTTTTAACGACAGGGGATATTATTTAGATGGCGATTTCGGTATCTCATATACCTCAAAAGGATTAACCGTTGAAGGTGCCGTGCCCAACATGCGTTCTGTTTTCAGAAAAGATGATTTAAACTTTGCTGATAAACCCACGTTTTATTCGGCGGTGAGTTATAAGTTCATGCTGGGATCGGGTATAAACGGAATCAGCCTGGAGCCAAAAGGTGTATTCAGGGGTATAAAAAATTACAAAAATTTATGGGATGCCGGCTTGAATGCCAATTTTGCCAACGATAAACTGTACGCCATGGCCATGTACCACAATACCCAGAATGCTACCTTCGGTTTTGGCATGAATTACAAATCGACCTTATATTTTATGGCTTATTACAACACCGCAACTTCCGCAATCAGTGGTTATACCGATGGCGATTTTGAAATAAATATCAGGGTTAATATTGGCAAGAAGCCTTAA
- a CDS encoding T9SS type B sorting domain-containing protein — MAPKAITVTADAKSKVGGTADPAFTYVSTPTLIGTDAFTGTLSRVAGETAGDYDIQQGTLALSSNYTVNYTPAKLHIYAKPVAALSGNISIPLNTTAPAITFTATAGTAPFTFTYNINGGVNQTLTSTTGTATITPPSNTVGTFVYTVTSITDAYSTQPQNISTTVKINPIPVASIAGTTALCLNGAAPTVTFTGGNGTGPYVFTYNINGGTSQTVSTAGTNTTATVTAPSNVAGTFNYNLLNVSDVNAGQAQSGTATITVRSLATASISGSTAVPNLATAPNITFTGANGTAPYTFTYNINGGANRTVTSTGNTATVSAPTSTVGTFVYNLVSVADVNCAQPQTGSATVIIRPLPVATIAGTTSVCNFGSSPNITFTGSVGTAPYTFTYTVNGGSNRTVSTNATTATVSVPTNAAGTFTYTLVSVADAYANQLQTGTATVTVNALPVVSVSSNKGLSISKGDAIVLTATGGTQYSWTGSDIISGQNTPALTIRPKQSGTYRVTVSNASGCVSDQSIAITVIDDYKLEASTVVTPNGDGYNDKFIVKNIDYYPNNTLKIFDKAGRILYTKHTYANDWDGTINGSPLSEGTYYYIIDLGSGIGTFKGFINIIRD, encoded by the coding sequence ATTGCCCCTAAAGCCATTACGGTAACCGCAGATGCCAAAAGCAAGGTAGGAGGAACAGCTGATCCGGCATTTACCTATGTTTCCACACCTACACTGATTGGTACCGATGCTTTTACAGGCACATTAAGCCGTGTGGCGGGCGAAACCGCAGGCGATTATGACATTCAACAGGGAACGCTGGCTTTAAGCAGCAATTACACGGTTAACTATACGCCAGCCAAATTACATATTTATGCTAAACCAGTTGCAGCATTAAGCGGCAATATTTCTATCCCCCTTAATACCACTGCTCCGGCAATTACTTTTACCGCAACCGCAGGTACTGCACCATTTACCTTTACGTATAACATTAATGGTGGGGTAAACCAAACGTTAACATCAACAACAGGTACGGCAACCATTACCCCGCCAAGCAATACCGTAGGTACTTTTGTTTATACCGTTACCAGCATTACAGATGCTTACAGCACACAGCCTCAAAACATCTCCACCACGGTTAAGATCAATCCTATCCCAGTAGCCAGCATTGCCGGAACTACCGCTTTATGCTTAAACGGAGCTGCACCAACCGTAACTTTTACAGGTGGTAACGGAACAGGGCCTTATGTATTTACCTATAATATTAATGGTGGTACAAGCCAAACGGTTAGTACTGCCGGTACAAATACCACCGCTACGGTAACCGCTCCATCAAACGTTGCAGGTACTTTTAACTACAACTTATTAAATGTTAGCGATGTAAACGCGGGCCAGGCACAAAGTGGAACAGCGACCATCACTGTGAGGTCTTTGGCTACAGCAAGTATCTCAGGTTCAACAGCGGTACCAAACCTGGCCACAGCACCTAATATTACATTCACCGGTGCCAACGGAACCGCTCCATATACCTTCACCTATAATATTAATGGCGGAGCAAACAGAACGGTCACTTCAACAGGCAATACGGCAACCGTTTCTGCACCAACTTCAACAGTCGGAACCTTTGTTTACAATTTAGTAAGCGTGGCCGATGTAAACTGTGCACAGCCACAAACGGGTTCGGCAACCGTAATTATACGTCCATTACCAGTAGCTACCATTGCAGGTACTACATCCGTATGTAACTTCGGTTCATCACCAAACATCACCTTCACAGGTTCGGTTGGCACAGCACCTTACACCTTTACTTATACCGTAAACGGAGGCAGCAACCGCACCGTAAGCACCAATGCTACTACCGCTACAGTTAGTGTACCAACCAATGCCGCAGGTACATTTACGTACACTTTAGTAAGTGTGGCCGATGCTTATGCCAATCAATTACAAACCGGAACAGCAACCGTAACGGTAAATGCTTTACCAGTAGTTTCCGTCAGCAGCAACAAAGGTTTATCGATTTCTAAAGGTGATGCCATCGTTTTAACGGCTACCGGTGGTACGCAATACAGCTGGACAGGCTCGGATATCATTAGCGGACAAAACACGCCTGCCTTAACCATCCGACCGAAACAGAGTGGTACTTACCGTGTTACCGTAAGCAATGCCAGCGGTTGTGTGAGCGATCAAAGCATTGCCATTACCGTAATAGACGATTATAAACTCGAAGCCAGTACTGTAGTTACGCCTAATGGTGATGGGTATAACGATAAATTTATCGTGAAGAACATCGATTATTATCCGAACAATACCTTGAAGATATTCGATAAGGCCGGGCGGATTCTATATACCAAACATACCTATGCCAACGATTGGGACGGAACCATAAACGGTAGTCCGCTGAGCGAAGGAACCTACTATTACATCATCGATTTAGGTAGCGGCATCGGTACATTCAAAGGTTTTATCAACATCATTAGAGACTAA
- a CDS encoding CehA/McbA family metallohydrolase has protein sequence MKRPLLLILFFLIFSNYLSAQVSLTTINTAKLENFDGMTATGTSTVTGWSAVKAGGTSGAAVGSALTLSVYTASSNAGAAYNAGTAGAADRSLGSLASGSLVPRFGAGFQNNTGATVTSIDLSGVMEQWRSGSSATVNEKLNFEYSFNATSIADALATWLPLTGMDLNEKLTTTTVAAGVDGNLPANQTAISGSITTITWANGATLYIRWTDTDDSGSDGIYTIDNFSITPKSGGPATPVLSTSPTGLAFGNQTIATNSTAQSFTLSGSNTTANTNITTTLPFTVSKDNSTFTTAIAYSVAEVSASPTVYVRYSPTVTGPSASNVQITSTGATAVSVALSGTGVAGDITPPVTTATYPKTTTVTTTSVDFANNINEAGTTYYVLALSGGTAPTPAQVKAAQDGTGAAALKSGSFANTANTDASASITGLTISTGYTLYVVAQDAAGNLQTTVASVDATTANPPLVSAPVIISQYYEGTSVNKWIELTNLSNAPINTASPQLKLALYNISGDAGNINITGAPSQTVNLNFTIPAHGSVLLGNTGNGTEVPYLTPASAILNSNTVINFNGNDGVALLDANNNIIDAFGQGVNAKDVSYVRSLNVTAPSPTYIDNDWTRTPLATVQNAIDDDDANRLGVHFPPNLPACAAPSSPATALTFSAVTTGSITATFTKSADANEYLIIRSLNATLSALPVDGTAYAIGSALGGGTVINKIVSNTFTDNGLNSSTTYNYFIVPLNNLSCTGGPKYLTTNILTAAQSTKTLLPCATPTAQPTSFTITSSNYNFIQASFTAASAADEYLVVMSTSNTLTAAPVNQTVYNVGDALGGGIVVKRGTGTSFVRNGLTQNTNYYFFTYAVNSACSGGPLYLTTQPLLGNFKTGILDVNKLNFYYGNLHSHSSYSDGNKDDLTKKPEDDYAFAKTAMKLDFLGISEHNHTQAGMSLANWQPGIIAAKNATTSTFVAMHGMEWGVISGGGHVIVYGIDSLIGWEPGENQIYVPKSTYTGPAGLFRIINRHGLNAIATLAHPNTTDFNNISATYDLSADSAIVGAALESGPAFSTNVTYSDPASSMSYLSYYNRMLAKGYHLGATIDHDNHNMTFGKHTRSRLVVMAPALTENDLLDAIKKMRFYASQDSAAKIVFTINKQPVGSVFKTAGAPQISVSSITTSPVTSIKILYGTPGNGINPVELTTSPTASLTYTDNALANLATGYYYADIVEADGSRIITSPIWYTRDDATVKKDQNITFAATRTATYGDPDLVAGATSDNTAINIEYTSSDTNIATISNNDIHIVKAGTVTITANQPGDTFFNPQLPNNRY, from the coding sequence ATGAAAAGACCTTTACTTCTCATTTTATTTTTTCTGATTTTCTCGAATTATTTATCTGCCCAAGTCTCACTAACGACAATAAATACAGCTAAATTAGAAAATTTTGATGGCATGACTGCAACCGGGACATCAACAGTTACCGGATGGAGCGCCGTTAAAGCCGGTGGCACAAGCGGTGCAGCCGTTGGTTCGGCCTTAACATTATCGGTTTACACCGCTTCTTCAAATGCTGGCGCTGCTTACAACGCAGGAACAGCCGGAGCGGCCGACCGTTCGTTAGGAAGCCTGGCTTCTGGTTCATTGGTACCAAGATTTGGTGCCGGATTCCAGAATAACACCGGCGCAACTGTAACTTCAATCGATTTATCGGGTGTGATGGAACAGTGGAGAAGCGGTTCATCAGCTACAGTTAACGAAAAACTAAATTTCGAATACAGTTTCAATGCCACAAGCATTGCCGATGCATTGGCCACCTGGCTACCCCTCACCGGCATGGACCTTAACGAAAAGTTAACCACAACTACCGTGGCGGCTGGTGTTGATGGGAACCTACCTGCAAATCAAACGGCTATTTCTGGAAGTATCACCACCATTACCTGGGCAAATGGCGCCACACTTTATATCCGCTGGACAGATACTGATGATTCAGGAAGCGACGGTATTTATACCATCGACAATTTTAGCATCACACCAAAAAGCGGCGGACCTGCTACACCAGTTTTATCAACATCGCCTACCGGTTTGGCATTTGGAAACCAAACGATAGCAACAAATTCTACTGCGCAGAGTTTTACTTTAAGCGGTAGCAATACCACAGCAAACACCAATATTACCACAACTTTACCCTTTACAGTATCTAAAGACAATAGCACTTTTACTACGGCTATTGCCTATAGCGTGGCCGAAGTTTCAGCTTCGCCAACGGTTTATGTACGCTACAGCCCAACGGTTACTGGTCCATCAGCAAGCAATGTTCAAATTACCAGCACTGGTGCAACAGCTGTAAGTGTTGCCTTAAGCGGTACAGGTGTAGCGGGTGATATCACTCCTCCTGTAACCACAGCAACTTACCCAAAAACCACAACGGTTACCACTACCTCAGTCGATTTTGCAAACAACATTAACGAGGCCGGTACCACCTATTATGTTTTGGCCCTTTCAGGAGGTACTGCCCCAACACCCGCACAGGTAAAAGCCGCACAGGACGGAACGGGCGCTGCCGCTTTAAAATCGGGCTCATTTGCCAATACGGCCAATACCGATGCCAGCGCATCCATCACCGGTTTAACAATAAGCACTGGTTATACTTTATATGTAGTGGCGCAAGATGCTGCCGGTAATTTACAAACTACAGTGGCTTCGGTTGATGCCACAACTGCTAACCCGCCCTTGGTGAGCGCACCTGTAATCATCAGTCAATATTACGAAGGCACCTCGGTAAACAAATGGATCGAATTAACCAATTTGAGCAATGCACCAATTAATACCGCATCGCCACAGTTAAAATTAGCGCTATACAATATTTCTGGCGATGCGGGTAACATCAACATCACAGGAGCACCATCGCAAACTGTAAATTTAAACTTTACCATCCCGGCCCACGGCTCCGTACTTTTGGGCAATACAGGTAATGGTACCGAAGTTCCTTATTTAACTCCTGCCAGTGCCATTTTAAACAGCAATACCGTAATCAACTTTAACGGCAACGATGGTGTGGCCCTTTTAGATGCCAATAACAACATTATCGATGCTTTTGGGCAGGGGGTTAACGCCAAAGATGTTTCTTATGTAAGAAGTTTAAATGTAACTGCACCTAGTCCTACCTACATAGACAACGATTGGACCAGAACACCGCTAGCTACCGTTCAAAATGCCATTGATGATGACGATGCCAATAGGTTGGGGGTACATTTCCCACCTAATTTACCTGCCTGCGCGGCACCAAGCAGCCCTGCAACTGCATTAACTTTTAGTGCTGTTACCACAGGCAGCATCACCGCAACCTTTACCAAATCGGCCGATGCCAACGAATACCTGATCATCAGAAGTTTAAACGCTACTTTAAGCGCGCTTCCTGTTGATGGTACCGCTTATGCCATTGGTTCTGCTTTAGGTGGGGGCACGGTAATCAATAAAATTGTAAGCAATACCTTTACCGATAACGGTTTAAACAGTTCTACTACGTACAACTATTTTATTGTTCCATTGAACAACCTTTCTTGTACCGGCGGACCGAAATATTTAACCACCAATATTTTAACCGCAGCACAAAGCACTAAAACCTTATTGCCCTGTGCCACGCCAACCGCACAGCCTACAAGTTTTACCATTACTTCTTCCAACTATAACTTTATCCAGGCCTCTTTCACCGCCGCCAGCGCAGCTGATGAATACCTGGTGGTGATGAGTACCAGCAATACCTTAACCGCAGCACCGGTAAACCAAACGGTTTATAATGTAGGCGATGCTTTAGGTGGTGGTATCGTGGTGAAAAGAGGAACGGGCACTTCATTTGTCAGAAATGGTTTAACCCAGAACACCAATTATTACTTTTTCACCTATGCCGTAAACAGTGCCTGCAGCGGTGGGCCTTTATATTTAACCACACAGCCCCTTTTAGGAAACTTTAAAACCGGTATCCTTGATGTAAACAAACTCAATTTCTATTATGGTAACTTACATAGCCACAGCAGTTATTCTGACGGAAATAAAGACGATTTAACCAAAAAACCAGAAGATGATTATGCTTTTGCCAAAACGGCAATGAAACTCGATTTCCTTGGGATATCGGAGCATAACCACACACAGGCCGGTATGTCTTTAGCCAACTGGCAACCGGGTATCATTGCAGCCAAAAATGCAACCACTTCTACTTTCGTTGCCATGCACGGTATGGAATGGGGCGTAATTAGTGGCGGCGGACACGTAATTGTGTATGGTATCGATTCACTGATCGGCTGGGAGCCGGGCGAAAACCAGATTTATGTACCTAAAAGCACTTATACAGGTCCTGCGGGTTTATTCAGGATCATTAACCGCCATGGTTTAAATGCCATAGCTACTTTGGCTCACCCTAATACGACCGATTTTAACAACATCTCGGCCACTTACGATTTAAGTGCCGATAGCGCCATTGTAGGTGCAGCCTTAGAAAGTGGTCCTGCATTTTCGACCAATGTTACCTATTCCGATCCCGCCAGCTCGATGAGTTATTTAAGTTATTATAACCGCATGCTGGCTAAGGGCTACCACCTTGGTGCAACCATCGATCATGATAACCACAACATGACTTTTGGTAAGCACACCCGCTCCAGATTGGTGGTAATGGCCCCTGCCCTTACCGAGAACGATTTATTGGATGCCATTAAAAAGATGCGTTTTTATGCCTCACAAGATTCGGCAGCTAAAATTGTTTTTACCATTAACAAACAACCTGTAGGCAGTGTATTTAAAACCGCCGGTGCGCCGCAGATCTCCGTAAGTTCAATAACCACCAGCCCTGTAACCAGCATTAAAATTTTATATGGTACACCTGGAAACGGCATTAATCCGGTAGAATTAACCACCAGCCCAACTGCAAGTTTAACCTATACCGATAATGCCCTGGCCAACCTGGCCACAGGTTATTATTATGCCGATATTGTAGAAGCAGACGGAAGCCGGATCATTACCTCTCCCATCTGGTATACCAGGGATGATGCAACGGTTAAGAAAGACCAGAATATTACCTTTGCCGCCACCAGAACGGCTACTTACGGCGATCCTGATTTAGTTGCAGGGGCTACGAGCGACAATACAGCCATTAACATCGAATATACCAGCAGCGATACCAATATTGCCACCATCAGCAATAACGATATCCACATTGTAAAAGCAGGTACGGTAACCATTACGGCCAATCAACCGGGCGATACTTTCTTTAACCCGCAGTTGCCAAACAACAGGTATTAA
- a CDS encoding L-threonylcarbamoyladenylate synthase, with protein sequence MLIKIYPENPNERAIEQVVEVLKKGGLIIYPTDTIYGLGCDITNPKAIEKICRIRGIKPEKANFSFICHDLKHISDYIKPIDNTTFRVLKKALPGPFTFIFNANNNVPKLLSSNKKTVGIRVPDNNIARCIVKELGNPILSTSIKDDDDVIEYSTDPELIHEKYEDLVDLVIDGGFGDNEASTVIDCTTGEFEVIREGKGNIEEYL encoded by the coding sequence ATGCTTATTAAGATCTATCCAGAAAACCCCAACGAAAGAGCCATTGAACAAGTTGTTGAAGTATTGAAGAAAGGTGGTTTAATCATCTACCCTACCGATACCATTTATGGTTTAGGCTGCGATATTACCAACCCGAAAGCCATCGAAAAAATATGCAGAATACGTGGTATTAAACCCGAAAAAGCCAATTTCTCTTTTATCTGTCACGATTTAAAGCATATATCCGATTACATTAAACCGATTGACAATACCACGTTCAGGGTGTTAAAGAAAGCTTTGCCCGGGCCGTTTACCTTTATCTTTAACGCGAACAACAACGTACCCAAATTATTAAGTTCCAATAAAAAAACGGTGGGTATCCGTGTGCCCGATAATAACATTGCCCGTTGTATTGTTAAAGAATTGGGCAACCCTATCCTATCTACTTCCATAAAGGATGATGATGATGTAATTGAATATTCTACCGACCCGGAATTGATCCACGAAAAATATGAAGATTTAGTCGACCTGGTCATCGATGGAGGTTTTGGTGATAATGAAGCCTCTACCGTAATCGACTGTACAACAGGAGAGTTCGAAGTGATCCGTGAGGGTAAGGGAAATATTGAGGAGTATTTGTAA
- a CDS encoding FMN-binding glutamate synthase family protein, translated as MRKAFVAIAAFLVALTIMLGLYHPFLWWTFIFTGPFVILGVYDLYQPKHSIVRNYPVFGRLRYFMEELRPKVYQYFVESDTNGTPYSRLNRSLIYQRAKKDNDTIPFGTQLNVYDNGYEWLSHSIAAISHHELNLDPRVIVGGPDCKKPYSASIYNISAMSFGSLSQNAILALNGGAKMGNFAHNTGEGGISDYHRQPGGDLIWQIGTGYFGCRNADGTFNYDAYAERAQTDQVKMIEIKLSQGAKPGHGGMLPASKVTPEVARIRLVPEGKDVLSPPAHSAFNTPIGLLEFVKKLRDLSGGKPVGFKLCIGRKSEFYAICKAMVETGIYPDFITVDGGEGGTGAAPQEFSNSVGMPLREGVAFVYDVLNGFDLKKHIKIIASGKVATGFDLVKNIALGADMCNAARGMMFALGCIQALECNSNTCPTGVATQDQSLMKGLVVEDKTVRVKNFHNLTVASAVELLGAAGLREPHQLSRAYINRRVSPSVMQSYLETFPYIPAGSLLKTPYPTRYELGMALSTSASFAPTDYKVSAVDYAHANPYGDTMHDDGR; from the coding sequence ATGAGAAAAGCTTTCGTCGCAATTGCCGCATTTTTAGTTGCCCTGACCATTATGCTGGGCCTTTACCATCCTTTTTTGTGGTGGACATTCATTTTTACAGGTCCTTTTGTCATTCTTGGTGTATACGATTTATACCAGCCCAAACACAGTATTGTAAGGAACTACCCGGTTTTTGGGCGTTTAAGGTATTTTATGGAGGAGTTAAGGCCGAAAGTTTACCAGTATTTTGTAGAAAGCGATACGAACGGTACGCCTTACAGCAGGTTAAACCGCTCTTTAATCTATCAACGTGCAAAAAAAGATAACGATACCATTCCATTCGGAACGCAGTTAAATGTTTACGACAATGGCTACGAATGGTTAAGCCATAGTATTGCGGCCATTTCTCACCACGAATTAAATTTAGATCCGCGAGTTATTGTTGGCGGACCAGATTGCAAAAAACCTTACTCTGCCAGTATTTATAATATATCGGCCATGAGTTTTGGCTCATTAAGTCAGAATGCCATTCTCGCTTTAAACGGTGGTGCTAAAATGGGCAACTTTGCCCATAATACCGGCGAAGGTGGAATAAGCGATTATCACCGTCAGCCAGGTGGCGATTTAATCTGGCAGATTGGTACCGGTTATTTCGGTTGCCGTAATGCCGATGGTACCTTTAATTACGATGCTTATGCCGAAAGGGCACAAACCGACCAGGTAAAAATGATCGAAATAAAACTTTCGCAAGGTGCTAAACCTGGGCATGGTGGGATGCTGCCGGCCAGTAAGGTAACACCAGAAGTCGCCAGGATTCGTTTAGTGCCCGAAGGTAAAGATGTATTGTCGCCACCTGCACACTCGGCATTTAACACTCCGATCGGTTTATTGGAGTTTGTGAAGAAACTTCGTGATTTATCGGGCGGTAAACCTGTAGGATTTAAATTGTGTATCGGTCGCAAAAGCGAGTTTTATGCCATTTGTAAAGCCATGGTAGAAACCGGAATTTATCCTGATTTTATTACTGTTGATGGTGGCGAAGGCGGAACAGGTGCTGCCCCACAGGAATTCTCAAATTCGGTAGGTATGCCTTTGCGCGAAGGTGTGGCATTCGTATATGATGTTTTGAATGGTTTTGACCTGAAAAAACACATTAAAATTATTGCCTCGGGTAAAGTGGCAACAGGTTTCGATCTGGTTAAAAATATAGCATTGGGTGCCGATATGTGTAATGCTGCCCGCGGAATGATGTTCGCTTTAGGCTGTATCCAGGCTTTAGAATGTAACAGCAATACCTGCCCAACAGGTGTGGCTACGCAAGATCAGAGCTTAATGAAAGGCCTTGTGGTAGAAGATAAAACCGTTCGGGTTAAAAACTTCCATAACTTAACTGTGGCCAGTGCCGTTGAATTATTAGGCGCTGCGGGTTTAAGAGAGCCGCATCAGTTAAGCAGGGCATACATCAATAGGCGAGTGAGCCCAAGTGTAATGCAAAGCTATTTGGAAACTTTTCCATATATCCCGGCAGGTAGTTTATTAAAAACGCCATATCCAACACGTTACGAGCTGGGTATGGCGCTGAGCACTTCGGCCAGTTTTGCACCAACCGATTATAAGGTTTCGGCGGTAGATTATGCACATGCCAACCCGTACGGTGATACGATGCATGATGATGGGCGATAA